The following coding sequences lie in one Amycolatopsis cihanbeyliensis genomic window:
- a CDS encoding helix-turn-helix domain-containing protein, whose translation MVEQAQPQRSLADKLNHLFQNKTPRDGEEYSNEQVAAAISAQGEVKISQSYIWQLRKSKKDNPTFKHLQALAGFFGVPVSYFFDDEVTDRVDQQLESLKCEQARLNEIAAGSEAQLMAMRAGELSPSRRRLVMELLDVVYREEQAGKSDPPNG comes from the coding sequence GCCGCAACGGAGCCTTGCCGACAAGCTCAACCACCTGTTCCAGAACAAGACGCCGCGGGACGGCGAGGAGTACAGCAACGAGCAGGTTGCCGCGGCCATCAGCGCACAGGGCGAGGTCAAGATCTCCCAGAGCTACATCTGGCAGCTACGGAAGTCGAAGAAGGACAACCCGACCTTCAAGCATCTGCAGGCGCTGGCCGGCTTCTTCGGGGTGCCGGTGAGCTACTTCTTCGACGACGAGGTGACCGACCGGGTCGACCAGCAGCTCGAGTCGTTGAAGTGCGAACAGGCGCGGCTGAACGAGATCGCGGCCGGCAGCGAGGCGCAGCTGATGGCCATGCGCGCGGGTGAGCTGTCGCCCAGCCGCAGGCGGCTGGTGATGGAACTGCTCGACGTGGTGTATCGCGAAGAACAAGCCGGAAAGTCCGATCCACCGAACGGGTGA
- a CDS encoding MAB_1171c family putative transporter: protein MTIVQGVLLYAALLWKLYQLARAPRDRPLRMVTLCLGCAAVAYPIGLAGGNMTQPDAGPMPLMVAHWVLLLVMVYALICFFLFSVLEPAAAQRRARWQLLPLAAVLSALALAAVSTPSGSPPADYPVGTVAMFYLAVDLYLVYGLGSAFGWTRRYARGAEPRLARGLVLTSTGLALMVLGASLLVLVVAAFWAGGTVPGPVSPAVSFTVLPGILLFIVGVSYPGAATRLAALRVWWQHLRTYHQLNPLWTLFNGAFPEDSLSRMPVRRWRDLLSLRGVHRRYYRRAIECRDGLVRISPYLPAGAGASTETLAPRLRAALRAYRDGEAVPRRANPVALPAADGLDADVGELVTLAEALRAN from the coding sequence ATGACGATCGTCCAGGGCGTCCTGCTGTACGCGGCGTTGCTGTGGAAGCTGTACCAGCTCGCCCGCGCGCCACGGGACCGCCCGCTGCGGATGGTCACTCTCTGTCTCGGTTGCGCGGCCGTGGCCTACCCGATCGGCCTAGCCGGCGGGAACATGACGCAGCCGGACGCCGGGCCGATGCCGCTGATGGTGGCGCACTGGGTGCTGCTGCTGGTGATGGTCTACGCGCTGATCTGCTTCTTCCTGTTCTCCGTACTGGAGCCCGCGGCCGCCCAGCGCCGGGCACGGTGGCAGTTGCTGCCCCTGGCCGCCGTGCTCTCCGCCCTGGCACTGGCCGCGGTCAGCACCCCGAGCGGTTCGCCCCCTGCGGACTACCCGGTCGGCACCGTGGCGATGTTCTACCTCGCCGTCGACCTTTATCTGGTGTACGGCCTCGGCAGCGCGTTCGGCTGGACCCGCCGGTACGCGCGGGGCGCCGAGCCACGGCTGGCCAGGGGGCTGGTGCTGACCTCGACCGGCCTGGCGCTGATGGTGCTCGGTGCCTCGTTGCTGGTGCTGGTGGTAGCCGCGTTCTGGGCCGGGGGCACCGTGCCGGGGCCGGTGTCCCCCGCCGTGTCGTTCACCGTGCTGCCCGGGATCCTGCTGTTCATCGTCGGGGTGAGCTATCCGGGTGCGGCGACCAGGCTGGCCGCGTTGCGGGTGTGGTGGCAGCACCTGCGCACCTACCACCAGCTGAATCCACTGTGGACCCTGTTCAACGGGGCGTTCCCCGAGGACTCGCTGAGCAGGATGCCGGTGCGCCGCTGGCGGGACCTGCTGAGCCTGCGCGGCGTGCACCGCCGCTACTACCGGCGGGCGATCGAGTGCCGGGACGGCCTGGTCCGGATCAGCCCGTACCTCCCGGCAGGGGCGGGTGCGAGCACCGAGACATTGGCTCCGCGGCTGCGCGCGGCGTTGCGGGCCTACCGCGACGGCGAGGCCGTTCCGCGCAGGGCGAACCCGGTGGCGCTGCCCGCGGCCGACGGGCTGGACGCCGACGTCGGCGAACTCGTGACGCTCGCCGAGGCATTGCGGGCGAACTGA
- a CDS encoding FAD-dependent monooxygenase translates to MVRPLIDPATPEPRYAERNTVCGYVPGTWATPADTYRMIYGRRAFFGCTTATDGTTWWFANVPAAERPREELGEVPLERARPEFSRPFAGDRTPAAELVAASERIVVSNACDLASVPTGHRDSMIIIGDAAHAATPEAAQGASMAVEDGVVLAKCLRDREGTGAAFAEYERLRRQRVESLVATSAGMSANATPGPVKRMLRDLVLPRKLRKAGGGTTGSFAGYRIDWESKV, encoded by the coding sequence GTGGTCCGGCCGCTGATCGACCCGGCCACGCCCGAGCCCCGCTACGCCGAGCGCAACACGGTCTGCGGCTACGTACCCGGGACGTGGGCGACCCCGGCGGACACCTACCGGATGATCTACGGTAGGCGCGCCTTCTTCGGCTGCACCACCGCGACGGACGGCACCACCTGGTGGTTCGCCAACGTCCCCGCCGCGGAGCGGCCACGGGAGGAACTCGGTGAGGTGCCGCTGGAACGTGCCAGGCCGGAGTTCTCCCGGCCGTTCGCCGGGGACCGTACCCCGGCCGCGGAGCTGGTCGCGGCCAGCGAGCGGATCGTGGTGAGCAATGCTTGCGACCTCGCCTCGGTGCCGACAGGGCATCGCGACTCGATGATCATCATCGGGGACGCGGCGCACGCGGCCACCCCGGAGGCCGCGCAGGGCGCCTCGATGGCCGTCGAGGACGGCGTCGTGCTGGCCAAGTGCCTGCGGGACCGGGAGGGGACGGGTGCGGCGTTCGCGGAGTACGAGCGGCTGCGCAGGCAACGGGTCGAGTCGCTGGTGGCGACCAGTGCCGGGATGAGCGCGAACGCCACACCCGGCCCGGTCAAGCGGATGCTCAGGGACCTGGTGCTGCCACGCAAGCTGCGCAAGGCGGGTGGTGGCACCACCGGCTCCTTCGCCGGTTACCGGATCGACTGGGAGAGCAAGGTATAG
- a CDS encoding SGNH/GDSL hydrolase family protein, which produces MSIPRNLRRVLAALATVGMALALVTPAASARESWHPGWVGAWSGSVQQASAPPWGEAGWSAEGFDNHSVRQVVRVSTGGPTLRVRLSNEYGTEPLRLTGATVARAGEGAAVRPGTLRPLTFRGSKSTVIRPGGLLASDPVLLPTAALDELSVTLYFAGKTGPSTQHNLATELSYRAEGDHRFDRSGRVFDETSESWYYLSGVDVVGWLPWHRGSVATFGDSITDGFGSTPGANNRYPNELAERLVAAGKPLGVLNAGISGNRVLSDSPCFGEEGIARFERDVLDQPGVRTVIVLEGINDIGFGSLDMPGECGLPTREVTAEELIAGHRKLIRAAKAEGLTVIGATLLPYKGAGYYTPEGEDIRDTVNEWIRTSGAYDTVVDLDRALADPNDPDRLNPAYDSGDALHPNDAGMHAMAAAVDLNTL; this is translated from the coding sequence ATGAGCATTCCGAGAAACCTACGACGCGTGCTCGCCGCGCTGGCCACGGTCGGTATGGCACTGGCGCTGGTCACGCCGGCGGCGAGCGCACGGGAGAGTTGGCATCCCGGCTGGGTGGGCGCGTGGTCCGGTTCGGTGCAGCAGGCGAGCGCGCCACCCTGGGGAGAGGCCGGCTGGTCGGCCGAGGGATTCGACAACCATTCCGTGCGGCAGGTGGTCCGGGTCAGCACCGGCGGCCCGACCCTGCGGGTGCGGCTGTCCAACGAGTACGGGACGGAGCCGCTGCGGCTGACCGGCGCGACCGTCGCCAGGGCGGGCGAGGGCGCGGCGGTGCGCCCCGGCACGCTGCGGCCACTGACCTTCCGCGGCTCGAAGTCCACGGTGATCCGGCCGGGCGGGTTACTGGCCAGCGATCCGGTGCTGCTGCCGACCGCGGCGCTGGACGAGCTGTCGGTGACGTTGTACTTCGCGGGGAAGACCGGGCCGAGCACCCAGCACAACCTGGCGACCGAGCTCAGCTACCGGGCGGAGGGGGATCACCGGTTCGACCGGTCGGGCCGGGTATTCGACGAGACCAGCGAGTCCTGGTACTACCTGTCCGGGGTGGACGTGGTCGGCTGGCTGCCGTGGCACCGGGGCTCGGTGGCGACCTTCGGTGACTCGATCACCGACGGCTTCGGCTCCACCCCCGGCGCGAACAACCGCTACCCGAACGAGCTCGCCGAGCGGCTGGTCGCGGCGGGCAAGCCACTGGGGGTGCTGAACGCGGGCATCAGCGGAAACCGGGTACTGAGCGACTCCCCGTGTTTCGGGGAGGAGGGGATCGCGCGGTTCGAGCGGGACGTGCTCGACCAGCCGGGGGTGCGCACCGTGATCGTGCTGGAGGGCATCAACGACATCGGGTTCGGCTCGCTCGACATGCCCGGCGAGTGCGGGTTGCCGACGCGGGAGGTGACCGCCGAGGAGCTGATCGCGGGACACCGGAAGCTGATCCGCGCGGCGAAGGCCGAGGGCCTCACGGTCATCGGGGCCACCCTGCTGCCGTACAAGGGCGCCGGGTACTACACGCCGGAAGGCGAGGACATCCGGGACACGGTGAACGAGTGGATCCGCACCAGCGGGGCCTACGACACCGTGGTGGACCTCGACCGGGCCCTCGCCGACCCGAACGATCCGGACCGGCTGAACCCCGCCTACGACAGCGGCGACGCCCTGCACCCCAACGACGCGGGCATGCACGCCATGGCGGCGGCCGTCGACCTGAACACCCTCTGA
- a CDS encoding dihydrofolate reductase family protein, which translates to MAKLIYSMITSLDGYAEAVEGDLGTGAEDQEVHTFINDLFRPVGTYLYGRRMYETMVYWETAHTEPDQPAHILRYARDWQAAEKIVYSTTLASVSSAKTRIERTFDPDVVRKLKVEADHDLTVDGPNLAAQAIAAGLVDEYHLFVTTSVVGGGKRFFPDGVRLDLELVEERAFGSGLVYARYRTR; encoded by the coding sequence ATGGCAAAGCTCATCTACTCGATGATCACCTCGCTCGACGGCTACGCCGAGGCGGTCGAGGGCGACCTCGGCACCGGGGCCGAGGACCAGGAGGTGCATACCTTCATCAACGACCTCTTCCGCCCCGTCGGCACGTACCTCTACGGCCGACGGATGTACGAGACGATGGTCTACTGGGAAACCGCGCACACCGAGCCCGACCAGCCGGCGCACATCCTGCGGTACGCCCGCGACTGGCAGGCCGCGGAGAAGATCGTGTACTCCACGACGCTGGCGTCGGTGTCCAGCGCGAAGACCAGGATCGAGCGGACCTTCGACCCGGACGTGGTGCGCAAGCTCAAGGTCGAGGCCGATCACGACCTCACCGTCGACGGCCCGAACCTCGCGGCCCAGGCGATCGCGGCCGGCCTCGTGGACGAGTACCACCTGTTCGTCACCACGAGCGTGGTCGGCGGCGGCAAGCGGTTCTTCCCCGACGGCGTGCGCCTGGATCTCGAGCTGGTCGAGGAGCGTGCCTTCGGCAGCGGACTGGTCTACGCGCGCTACCGGACCCGCTGA
- a CDS encoding SCO6745 family protein yields the protein MQDDTVVAVDAAAGVRPFVQRWGGKFMTSTELAQVEQELGLAPRALYFRGRSAVLGDPPPQMVAELFGIFPRWLLDALLPAATSALDSPSAVEGFQEGAARWARARLSDLAEPERLGGLLARLTEAADPGGLALFGGWRRAAWPEGALERVVHGLHLLREYRGGLHFAALRAVGLPIEEAIVADPEGGRGRLLRTGWQPEPADELIARANARPDLHERWRRAETLTGERMGELLVDTLGEPERAELLDRLRALDELATRAE from the coding sequence ATGCAGGACGACACTGTTGTCGCCGTGGACGCGGCGGCGGGCGTGCGCCCGTTCGTGCAGCGCTGGGGCGGAAAGTTCATGACCTCCACCGAGCTGGCGCAGGTCGAGCAGGAGCTGGGGCTGGCACCGCGAGCGCTCTACTTCCGCGGGCGTTCGGCGGTGCTCGGTGATCCGCCACCACAGATGGTCGCCGAGCTGTTCGGGATCTTCCCCCGCTGGTTGCTGGACGCGCTGTTGCCCGCGGCCACCTCCGCACTCGACTCCCCCAGCGCGGTCGAGGGCTTCCAGGAAGGTGCCGCACGCTGGGCGAGGGCGAGGCTGTCCGATCTTGCCGAGCCCGAGCGGCTGGGCGGGTTGCTGGCCAGGCTGACCGAGGCGGCCGACCCTGGTGGGCTCGCGCTGTTCGGCGGCTGGCGGCGGGCCGCCTGGCCGGAGGGCGCGCTCGAGCGGGTCGTGCACGGCCTCCACCTGCTCCGCGAGTACCGGGGCGGCCTGCACTTCGCGGCCCTGCGGGCGGTCGGGCTGCCCATCGAGGAGGCGATCGTCGCGGACCCGGAGGGCGGCCGCGGGCGGCTGCTGCGCACCGGCTGGCAGCCCGAGCCGGCCGACGAGCTGATCGCGCGGGCCAACGCGCGGCCGGACCTGCATGAGCGGTGGCGCCGCGCCGAGACGCTGACCGGCGAGCGGATGGGCGAGCTGCTGGTGGACACGCTGGGCGAACCGGAACGTGCGGAGCTGCTCGATCGCCTGCGCGCGCTGGACGAGCTCGCCACCCGGGCCGAGTGA
- a CDS encoding cold-shock protein: MAQGTVKWFNAEKGFGFIAQDGGEGDVFVHYSEIDGRGFRTLEENQRVEFEVGQGQKGPQAQKVRVLQG, encoded by the coding sequence GTGGCGCAAGGCACTGTGAAGTGGTTCAACGCCGAAAAGGGCTTCGGCTTCATCGCCCAGGACGGCGGCGAGGGCGACGTTTTCGTGCACTACTCGGAGATCGACGGGCGCGGCTTCCGCACCCTCGAGGAGAACCAGCGAGTGGAGTTCGAGGTCGGCCAGGGCCAGAAGGGCCCGCAGGCACAGAAGGTTCGCGTCCTGCAGGGCTAA
- a CDS encoding L,D-transpeptidase: MGRRGIQLTRSDISGSRPGTLLVLVLATVLGLSACSGGSDGGTQTDTSTTESNPPAKVQAQPADGATDVAPADSIQVSVADGTIQTVALTNPEGEQVKGEASADKTTWATTEPLGYGKTYTWSGTAIGAGGEPAPIAGSFTTVTPRQLLRATLNVGDDKTYGIAMPISVTFRNSAGKPVPVTNKAAIEQALSVESTPSTEGSWAWLQNDTSVHWRPKEYWEPHTEVTVKAPVYGLELSEGVYGKQDLEASFEIGRSQIVRGNTQTHRMQVVRDGKQVADYPVSYGLDSDPGRVTHSGTHVVMSKHQTYFMNNPGYGYEDFEVKWAVRISNNGEFTHAAPWSVGDQGKRNVSHGCLNLAPANAKEYYDSALMGDPVEIEGSTQQLGPRDGDYHDWTYSWQEWTAKSALAG, encoded by the coding sequence ATGGGGAGAAGGGGCATTCAGTTGACGCGAAGCGATATCTCCGGTTCGCGTCCGGGCACGCTGCTCGTCCTGGTACTGGCAACAGTGCTGGGACTGAGCGCATGCTCGGGCGGATCCGACGGCGGCACGCAGACGGACACCTCGACCACCGAGTCGAATCCGCCGGCGAAGGTACAGGCACAGCCCGCGGACGGGGCCACGGACGTGGCGCCCGCGGACTCGATCCAGGTCTCGGTCGCCGACGGCACGATCCAGACAGTCGCCCTGACCAACCCGGAAGGTGAGCAGGTCAAGGGCGAGGCCAGCGCCGACAAGACCACCTGGGCGACCACTGAACCGCTGGGGTACGGCAAGACTTACACCTGGTCCGGCACCGCCATCGGCGCGGGCGGGGAGCCGGCTCCGATCGCGGGAAGTTTCACCACCGTCACCCCGCGCCAGCTACTCAGGGCCACCCTGAACGTCGGGGACGACAAGACCTACGGCATCGCGATGCCGATCAGCGTCACCTTCCGGAACAGCGCGGGCAAGCCGGTCCCGGTCACCAACAAGGCCGCCATCGAGCAGGCGCTCAGCGTGGAGTCCACGCCGAGTACCGAGGGCTCCTGGGCCTGGTTACAGAACGACACCTCGGTGCACTGGCGCCCGAAGGAGTACTGGGAGCCGCATACCGAGGTCACGGTGAAGGCTCCGGTCTACGGGCTCGAGCTTTCCGAAGGCGTGTACGGCAAGCAGGACCTCGAGGCGAGCTTCGAGATCGGACGTTCGCAGATCGTCAGGGGCAACACCCAGACCCACCGGATGCAGGTGGTCCGGGACGGCAAGCAGGTGGCCGACTACCCGGTCAGCTACGGGCTGGACTCCGATCCCGGTCGGGTCACGCACAGCGGCACGCACGTGGTGATGAGCAAGCACCAGACCTACTTCATGAACAACCCCGGCTACGGCTACGAGGACTTCGAGGTGAAGTGGGCCGTACGGATCTCGAACAACGGCGAGTTCACGCATGCCGCGCCGTGGTCGGTGGGTGACCAGGGCAAGCGCAATGTCTCACACGGCTGCCTCAACCTCGCCCCGGCGAACGCCAAGGAGTACTACGACAGCGCGCTGATGGGTGATCCGGTGGAGATCGAGGGCAGCACCCAGCAACTCGGCCCGCGGGACGGCGACTACCACGACTGGACCTACTCCTGGCAGGAGTGGACCGCGAAGTCCGCCCTCGCCGGCTGA
- a CDS encoding PaaI family thioesterase, protein METEPAVPHHNAPAAGSKLGVHYAQCFGCGDEQEAGLHLQSTVGEGRTVHSQFTVTEAHQGAPGLAHGGLLACAFDEALGATVGNLLRKPAVTGRLETDFRRPVPVGSILYIAATLDGTAGRKIYVSADGRLDAEDGPIAVRARGLFVMVGLEHFTTHGDPEALEKFREAARNNREDWNINP, encoded by the coding sequence GTGGAGACGGAACCGGCCGTCCCGCACCACAACGCCCCCGCGGCCGGCAGCAAGCTGGGGGTGCACTACGCGCAGTGCTTCGGCTGCGGGGATGAGCAGGAGGCGGGCCTGCACCTGCAGTCCACCGTCGGCGAGGGCCGCACGGTGCACTCCCAGTTCACCGTGACCGAGGCGCACCAGGGCGCGCCGGGCCTTGCCCACGGCGGCCTGCTGGCCTGCGCCTTCGACGAGGCGCTCGGCGCCACGGTCGGCAACCTGCTGCGCAAACCCGCGGTCACCGGCCGCCTGGAGACCGACTTCCGCAGGCCGGTGCCGGTGGGCTCCATCCTGTACATCGCGGCGACGCTGGACGGGACCGCGGGCCGCAAGATCTACGTCAGCGCGGACGGCAGGCTGGACGCCGAGGACGGGCCGATCGCGGTCCGCGCCCGCGGGCTGTTCGTGATGGTCGGCCTCGAGCACTTCACCACGCACGGCGACCCGGAGGCGCTGGAGAAGTTCCGGGAGGCGGCCCGGAACAACCGGGAGGACTGGAACATCAACCCGTGA
- a CDS encoding metallophosphoesterase, with the protein MFLLLAGLLAVLHLYLWKRLIRDTLPRGRTRTVATAVLVLLVLVMVAALALGTTLDPAVAQWVAWPGYLWLAIFFYLLLALLVLEPPRLALRRWAGREPDPPARTGVSRRVALARGSAAVAGVAAVGLVGYGVTVAMGPPSITRVPITLRRLDPRASGCRIALISDIHLGPIIGRRFTQRIVDLVNAERPDAVAIVGDLVDGDVPALADAAAPLADLSSTHGTFFVTGNHEYYVGYRQWVEHVRTLGITALRNQRVTITHNGGRFELAGVNDATAYQWQDAADVAAAMRGRDPERAAVLLAHQPVDVADAVAQDVDLQLSGHTHGGQLTPFELLVSQQQGVVAGHYRFGDTQLYVTRGAGFWGPPVRVGAPPDITIVELRSP; encoded by the coding sequence GTGTTCCTGCTGCTCGCCGGGCTGCTCGCGGTTCTGCACCTCTACCTCTGGAAACGGCTGATCCGGGACACGCTGCCCCGCGGCCGGACGCGCACCGTGGCCACCGCCGTGCTGGTGCTGCTCGTGCTGGTCATGGTGGCCGCCCTCGCGCTCGGGACCACCCTCGACCCGGCGGTGGCGCAGTGGGTCGCCTGGCCCGGCTACCTGTGGCTGGCGATCTTCTTCTACCTGCTGCTCGCCCTGTTGGTGCTGGAACCGCCCCGGCTGGCCCTGCGCCGGTGGGCCGGCCGCGAACCGGACCCACCGGCGAGGACGGGCGTCAGCAGGCGGGTGGCGCTGGCGCGCGGATCGGCGGCGGTGGCCGGAGTGGCCGCGGTCGGGTTGGTCGGCTACGGGGTGACCGTGGCGATGGGACCGCCCTCGATCACCCGGGTTCCGATCACCCTGCGCCGGCTGGACCCGAGGGCTTCCGGCTGCCGGATCGCGCTGATCAGCGATATTCACCTCGGTCCGATCATCGGTCGTCGATTCACCCAGCGGATCGTGGACCTGGTCAACGCCGAGCGACCGGACGCCGTGGCCATCGTCGGCGACCTGGTGGACGGGGACGTGCCCGCGCTGGCCGATGCCGCCGCCCCGCTGGCGGACCTGAGCAGCACGCACGGGACGTTCTTCGTCACCGGCAACCACGAGTACTACGTGGGTTACCGGCAATGGGTGGAGCATGTGCGCACCCTCGGCATCACGGCACTGCGCAACCAGCGGGTCACCATCACGCACAACGGTGGCCGGTTCGAGCTGGCCGGGGTGAACGACGCCACCGCCTACCAGTGGCAGGACGCCGCAGACGTGGCCGCGGCCATGCGGGGGCGGGACCCGGAACGCGCCGCGGTCCTGCTCGCGCACCAGCCGGTGGACGTGGCCGACGCCGTGGCCCAGGACGTGGACCTGCAGCTGTCCGGGCACACCCACGGCGGGCAGCTCACCCCGTTCGAGTTGCTGGTGAGCCAGCAGCAGGGCGTGGTCGCCGGGCACTACCGGTTCGGCGACACCCAGCTCTACGTCACCAGGGGAGCCGGGTTCTGGGGGCCGCCGGTGCGGGTCGGCGCGCCACCGGACATCACCATCGTCGAGCTGCGCTCGCCCTGA
- a CDS encoding serine/threonine-protein kinase, whose amino-acid sequence MSDQVWREPEPPPHGQQQQQRQPVQAAGDPQLTSVLDAPAETRSIAPPAPAVDPGSNVPLPDPGTESVLPPSTSGGSRPGTGPGSGPGSGPGSWPGTGSGTGSGAFPGTSRRSSARTSRRGRLGAGLVDVPPVPYRDPASAVLANPVVSEEKRFCGSCQTKVGRGRDGQAGEPEGVCPKCGAPFSFLPKLRPGEVVGGQYEVLGALAYGGLGWIYLAKDRNVSDRWVVLKGLIDTGDATALAAAVNETRFLAEVEHPNIVRIYNFVQHPDNHTGTSVGYIVMEYVGGQSLRQLALAHHRETGRPEPLPIGQVIAYGLEILPALGYLHSQGLLYCDLKPDNVIQTHEQLKLIDLGAVRRMDDYESPLFYTTGYSAPELPKHGASVASDLYTVGRTLAVLSFEFTGYTTKYKTTLPGPDEVPLFALFGSYYRFLRRATHSDPDRRFLSAEDMADQLTGVLREIMSLGTGEPRPGASPVFGPETKTFGVDMVLPEQGVQGSPVPVPNPGQVVAGLPIPQIDTGDAGAGVLATVLQADPRSAIAALAGAPRESIEVRLRIVRARIELSELAEASRQLQAAQYLAIKAGYPHDWRIDWYRGLIELAGGRPRVAQAAFDTVYDDLPGEIAPKLALGISAEYVGDYFAAARFYELVWRTDRSYVSAAFGLARVYLAQGGRAGAVEVLESIPVASTHHVDAQVAAVKIKTRGGEQGQVAERDLVHAATQLERLSLDAERRARLSAEVLEAAHDWLRSANARGTQVTPGATVLGCALADRDIRFGLERCYRSLARLASSSDRRIELVDRANSVRPRTLT is encoded by the coding sequence GTGTCCGACCAGGTCTGGCGTGAGCCCGAGCCGCCCCCGCACGGGCAACAGCAGCAACAGCGACAGCCGGTCCAGGCCGCCGGTGACCCCCAGCTGACCAGCGTGCTGGACGCACCCGCGGAGACCAGGAGTATCGCGCCACCGGCGCCGGCAGTGGACCCGGGCTCGAACGTACCCCTGCCGGACCCCGGGACGGAGAGTGTGCTGCCGCCGAGCACCAGCGGGGGCAGCAGGCCGGGCACCGGCCCAGGGAGCGGACCCGGTAGTGGTCCCGGCTCGTGGCCGGGAACCGGGTCGGGTACCGGATCCGGCGCCTTCCCCGGTACCTCCCGGCGCAGTTCCGCGCGCACCTCGCGGCGCGGCCGGCTCGGTGCGGGCCTGGTGGACGTGCCGCCGGTGCCCTACCGGGACCCGGCATCGGCCGTGCTGGCGAACCCGGTGGTCTCCGAGGAGAAGCGGTTCTGCGGTAGCTGCCAGACGAAGGTCGGCCGGGGCAGGGACGGTCAAGCCGGTGAGCCGGAGGGCGTGTGCCCGAAGTGCGGCGCGCCCTTCTCCTTCCTGCCGAAACTACGCCCCGGTGAGGTCGTCGGCGGGCAGTACGAGGTGCTGGGCGCGTTGGCCTACGGCGGTCTCGGCTGGATCTACCTCGCCAAGGACCGCAACGTCAGCGACCGCTGGGTCGTCCTCAAGGGACTGATCGACACCGGGGACGCCACGGCGCTGGCGGCCGCGGTGAACGAGACCCGGTTCCTCGCCGAGGTCGAGCACCCGAACATCGTCCGGATCTACAACTTCGTGCAGCATCCGGACAACCACACCGGCACCTCGGTCGGTTACATCGTGATGGAGTACGTCGGTGGCCAGTCGCTGCGCCAACTCGCGCTGGCGCACCACCGGGAGACCGGGCGGCCGGAGCCGTTGCCGATCGGCCAGGTCATCGCATACGGGCTGGAGATCCTGCCTGCCCTGGGTTACCTGCACAGCCAGGGTCTGCTGTACTGCGACCTGAAGCCGGACAACGTGATCCAGACGCACGAGCAGCTCAAGCTGATCGACCTCGGCGCGGTGCGCCGGATGGACGACTACGAGAGCCCGCTGTTCTACACCACCGGCTACAGCGCCCCGGAACTGCCCAAGCACGGTGCCTCGGTGGCCTCCGACCTCTACACCGTCGGCCGTACCCTTGCCGTGCTCAGCTTCGAGTTCACCGGGTACACCACCAAGTACAAGACCACCTTGCCCGGGCCGGACGAGGTGCCGCTGTTCGCCCTGTTCGGCTCGTACTACCGGTTCCTGCGCCGGGCCACGCATTCCGATCCGGACCGCCGGTTCCTCTCCGCCGAGGACATGGCCGACCAGCTCACCGGGGTGCTGCGGGAGATCATGTCGCTGGGCACCGGCGAGCCGCGCCCCGGCGCTTCCCCGGTGTTCGGCCCGGAGACGAAGACCTTCGGCGTGGACATGGTGCTGCCCGAGCAGGGTGTCCAGGGCAGCCCCGTCCCGGTCCCGAACCCCGGCCAGGTGGTCGCCGGCTTGCCGATCCCGCAGATCGACACCGGGGACGCGGGCGCTGGGGTGCTGGCCACCGTGCTGCAGGCCGATCCGCGTTCCGCCATCGCGGCCCTCGCCGGAGCGCCGCGGGAGTCCATCGAGGTCCGGCTGCGCATCGTGCGTGCCCGGATCGAGCTGAGTGAGCTGGCCGAGGCGAGCCGCCAGCTGCAGGCGGCCCAGTACCTCGCGATCAAGGCCGGTTACCCGCACGACTGGCGAATCGACTGGTACCGCGGGCTGATCGAGCTGGCCGGTGGCAGGCCACGGGTGGCGCAGGCGGCTTTCGACACGGTGTACGACGACCTGCCCGGCGAGATCGCGCCGAAGCTGGCGCTCGGGATCAGTGCGGAGTACGTCGGCGACTACTTCGCGGCCGCCCGCTTCTACGAGCTGGTCTGGCGTACCGACCGGTCCTACGTGAGCGCCGCCTTCGGGCTGGCCAGGGTGTACCTCGCGCAGGGTGGCCGGGCCGGCGCGGTGGAGGTGCTGGAGTCCATTCCGGTCGCCTCCACCCACCACGTGGACGCACAGGTCGCCGCGGTCAAGATCAAGACCAGAGGCGGGGAACAGGGCCAGGTCGCCGAGCGTGACCTGGTGCACGCGGCGACCCAGCTGGAACGGCTCTCGCTGGACGCCGAGCGGCGCGCCCGGCTCTCGGCCGAGGTGCTGGAGGCGGCGCACGACTGGCTGCGGAGTGCGAACGCCCGCGGTACGCAGGTCACGCCGGGCGCCACGGTCCTCGGCTGTGCCCTCGCCGACCGGGACATCCGGTTCGGGTTGGAGCGCTGCTACCGCTCGCTCGCCCGCCTGGCGAGCAGCTCCGACCGGCGGATCGAGCTGGTCGACCGGGCCAACTCCGTCCGTCCCCGCACGCTGACCTGA